One Fibrobacter sp. UBA4297 DNA window includes the following coding sequences:
- a CDS encoding glycosyl hydrolase 53 family protein — MKFLKNLAACVSCASVALLMQSCGDDTALSPVYALSSSSAQESLESSSSVPESSAQESSSSFENLSSSGQDVGGSSSSETSLSAGTESSSAVATSSAVEPTSSETLQSSSSSEAQSSVAESSSSQAISSSETPSSSSAQPIKIDFYNGADISEVQEYERNNTKFYDVDGKESDIFTILKNHGFNSIRLRTFVSPKAKYGYAASGCGHDSEAYGDKDHVVAFAKKVKAAGMGLLVDIHYSDVWADPGKQIIPERWRNVNNANAMADSVYAYTKDLMLALKNAGATPDMVQVGNETTPGILIHKPNSKTDCWGNGVDKAATSVNGDMGTAAGKANAAKYFNAGIKAVKEVSPSTKTVLHIERIRQAETVKWWMGVIFDEYKIPADVMGFSAYTAYGDGTPDKWSNLFNTITTKYSKFEFIVAEYNGGDADNHYNFDKSRQKTRESVREMNRWIGTFFWEPTIGGAWGAGLFDWRGKDLYANKDAFMEFF; from the coding sequence ATGAAGTTTTTGAAAAATCTTGCGGCGTGCGTGTCTTGCGCTTCTGTTGCTTTGCTAATGCAATCTTGTGGTGACGATACGGCTTTGTCACCTGTTTATGCTTTAAGTTCTTCGTCTGCGCAGGAATCGTTAGAATCTTCATCGAGCGTGCCGGAGTCCTCGGCTCAAGAATCGTCGTCATCTTTTGAAAATTTATCATCTTCAGGCCAAGATGTAGGTGGTTCCTCGTCCTCGGAAACTTCTTTGTCGGCAGGGACGGAATCGTCTTCAGCCGTGGCGACATCGTCTGCAGTAGAACCGACGTCGTCTGAAACGTTGCAGAGTTCCTCCTCGTCCGAAGCTCAGTCATCGGTGGCAGAATCCTCGTCATCGCAAGCGATCAGTTCTTCGGAAACACCTAGTTCATCTTCTGCACAACCTATAAAAATTGATTTCTACAATGGCGCCGATATTTCAGAAGTCCAGGAATACGAACGAAATAATACGAAGTTTTACGATGTTGATGGCAAAGAAAGCGACATCTTCACAATCCTGAAAAATCACGGATTTAACTCCATTCGCTTGCGCACGTTTGTGTCGCCCAAGGCAAAGTACGGCTATGCGGCAAGCGGTTGTGGTCACGATTCCGAAGCGTATGGTGACAAAGACCATGTTGTTGCTTTTGCCAAGAAAGTCAAGGCGGCAGGCATGGGTCTCCTCGTGGATATCCATTACAGCGATGTCTGGGCGGATCCTGGCAAGCAGATTATCCCCGAACGCTGGCGTAACGTGAATAATGCCAATGCAATGGCGGATTCCGTTTACGCATACACCAAGGACTTGATGCTTGCTCTCAAGAATGCGGGGGCAACGCCGGACATGGTGCAGGTTGGCAATGAAACAACGCCAGGCATCTTGATACATAAGCCAAACAGTAAAACGGACTGCTGGGGTAATGGCGTCGATAAGGCGGCAACTTCCGTCAATGGCGACATGGGGACCGCTGCGGGCAAGGCGAATGCCGCCAAGTATTTCAATGCGGGCATCAAGGCCGTCAAGGAGGTCTCTCCGTCTACGAAAACGGTGCTCCACATTGAACGCATCCGCCAGGCCGAAACTGTAAAATGGTGGATGGGCGTCATCTTTGACGAGTATAAAATCCCCGCTGACGTGATGGGGTTCTCCGCTTACACAGCATATGGTGACGGCACTCCCGACAAGTGGAGTAATTTGTTCAATACGATTACAACAAAGTATTCTAAATTTGAATTTATCGTTGCAGAATACAATGGCGGTGATGCCGATAACCATTATAATTTTGATAAGTCTCGCCAAAAGACTCGTGAATCTGTCCGTGAAATGAATCGCTGGATTGGAACATTCTTCTGGGAACCGACTATCGGCGGCGCGTGGGGCGCAGGGCTTTTTGACTGGCGCGGTAAAGACCTTTACGCCAACAAAGACGCTTTCATGGAGTTCTTCTAG
- a CDS encoding glycoside hydrolase family 18 protein, with product MKNKISHAFATFIAVSLFSLAGICHAQATPLFIGYYPDWGKWHKPAYTVDKVPYNKLTHVLWSFITPNTDGSLRGDAADDPSALDEMVKLAHAAGTKVIVSLGGGGQSENFVPVASNDALRQKFVANLVQFVADHNLDGLDMDWEWEYNPVPEADTIAYSKLLTELREALPKDKSLSAALPCSPYYGKWFNAEVLIKNLDWFGFMTYDITGDWDEKAMFDSPLYPHEDYTTWSWEETRDYWKKRGVPTEKMVFGIPSFGFEFQGATGPGTDFTKGSAKQVPYKDIVANSAWEFHFDSISVEPYGVSSTGYVTFEDPHSSAVKSRWVKENGYAGIMVWEVSHDYIEGVGNPILDSIAVVLREETTGIRDIHKKRITNSRQETSRLNNQKVFFDALGKKIDNKTDNIHIHTFIP from the coding sequence ATGAAGAATAAAATTTCACATGCTTTTGCAACATTCATCGCGGTTTCGCTTTTTTCTCTCGCCGGGATTTGCCATGCTCAAGCCACCCCATTATTTATCGGTTACTACCCTGACTGGGGCAAATGGCACAAGCCCGCTTACACTGTAGATAAAGTTCCGTACAACAAATTAACACACGTGCTGTGGAGTTTCATTACGCCAAACACGGACGGCTCTTTGCGTGGCGATGCCGCAGACGACCCGAGCGCTTTAGACGAAATGGTAAAGCTCGCCCACGCTGCCGGCACAAAAGTCATCGTCTCGCTCGGCGGTGGCGGACAAAGCGAAAACTTCGTCCCTGTTGCATCGAACGATGCACTCCGTCAAAAATTCGTCGCAAACCTCGTGCAATTCGTCGCCGACCACAATCTCGATGGCCTAGACATGGACTGGGAATGGGAATACAATCCCGTGCCCGAAGCGGACACAATCGCTTACAGCAAATTACTCACGGAGCTCCGCGAAGCCCTCCCCAAAGACAAAAGCCTTTCGGCAGCACTCCCCTGCTCGCCCTATTACGGAAAATGGTTCAATGCCGAAGTCCTCATCAAGAATTTAGACTGGTTTGGGTTCATGACCTACGACATCACAGGCGACTGGGACGAAAAAGCCATGTTCGATTCGCCGCTCTACCCACACGAAGACTACACCACATGGTCATGGGAAGAAACTCGCGACTACTGGAAAAAACGCGGCGTGCCCACCGAAAAGATGGTGTTCGGCATTCCCTCGTTCGGCTTTGAATTCCAGGGCGCAACTGGCCCCGGCACAGACTTTACCAAAGGCTCCGCCAAGCAAGTACCGTACAAGGACATTGTAGCAAACAGCGCCTGGGAATTCCATTTCGACAGCATATCCGTGGAGCCCTACGGTGTATCTTCAACCGGATACGTCACCTTCGAAGACCCACATTCATCCGCAGTCAAATCACGTTGGGTCAAAGAGAACGGTTACGCAGGTATCATGGTCTGGGAAGTTTCGCATGACTACATCGAAGGCGTCGGAAATCCAATTCTCGACAGCATTGCCGTTGTGTTACGCGAAGAAACAACAGGAATCCGCGACATTCATAAGAAGCGCATCACAAATTCCCGGCAGGAGACTTCGAGACTAAATAATCAAAAAGTTTTTTTTGACGCTCTCGGTAAAAAAATAGATAACAAAACCGACAACATCCATATACATACTTTTATTCCCTAA
- a CDS encoding glycosyl hydrolase family 8 produces MKTLNLSSFSLSLLFSAAMATAADTAGNFFDENGAYYGPDCDEKNYSGAYYTGNYESPFKTILGKTDAEIQEKMDDLWNHYFKGDDNSKVYYDRGNEAYIKDINNNDVRSEGMSYGMMIAVQTGHKEEFDKLWNWAKNHMWHKGGGWDGYFAWQRNDSGSGGDDNCAPDGEMYFMMSLLFAANRWNDSKYMEDAQYILKKMWDNGQHSLFNPQHYVITFQPQGNENNFSDPSYDLPAYVDLFARWSTSNQDKWSKAAKATRDHLYKSSNTKSGLFSDYNNFDGTPHGVSYNGNAEKYMYDAMRCAMNFGMDYYLFGVDSARQEEMARRIIDFFEKDGYKHARFNWDGSNPQEQYTQGEAGANAVAAMALINDSKYDAAVKKNLELAWDTKFMTGQYRYYDGLVHYLAMLHLSGTFKIWKPKPEVTEKEVCANEHNGVKIEKDTTFYSFESCKLYKVNAKPDAKQNPANDSTDAIVSNIRFTNNIKVWSTNSTIVIENAVVGTKFAVTDLNGRVLKSAKTTTPMQEVRINSRGNFLVIVNGKTYRVVK; encoded by the coding sequence ATGAAAACACTAAACCTTTCCTCTTTTTCTCTCTCCTTGCTGTTCAGTGCCGCGATGGCCACTGCAGCTGATACCGCAGGTAATTTCTTTGACGAAAACGGAGCCTATTACGGCCCGGACTGCGATGAAAAAAACTATTCCGGTGCTTATTACACGGGTAATTATGAGAGCCCGTTCAAGACAATCTTGGGTAAGACCGATGCAGAAATTCAGGAAAAGATGGATGACCTCTGGAATCACTACTTTAAGGGTGATGATAATTCCAAGGTTTATTATGACAGGGGTAACGAAGCCTACATCAAGGATATCAACAACAACGACGTCCGCTCCGAAGGCATGTCCTACGGTATGATGATTGCCGTGCAGACTGGCCACAAGGAAGAATTCGACAAACTCTGGAACTGGGCGAAGAACCACATGTGGCACAAGGGCGGTGGCTGGGACGGCTACTTTGCATGGCAGCGTAATGACAGCGGTTCTGGTGGCGATGATAACTGCGCGCCGGATGGCGAAATGTACTTTATGATGTCCTTGCTTTTTGCAGCCAACCGCTGGAACGACAGCAAGTACATGGAAGATGCCCAGTACATCTTGAAAAAGATGTGGGACAACGGCCAGCATAGCCTTTTCAATCCGCAGCACTACGTGATTACGTTCCAGCCGCAGGGTAACGAAAACAACTTCTCTGACCCGTCTTACGACTTGCCGGCATACGTCGATCTTTTCGCCCGTTGGTCCACCTCCAATCAGGACAAGTGGTCTAAGGCCGCGAAGGCAACGCGCGATCATTTGTACAAGTCCTCTAACACGAAGTCCGGCTTGTTCAGCGACTATAACAACTTTGACGGAACCCCGCACGGCGTAAGCTACAATGGTAACGCCGAAAAGTACATGTACGACGCCATGCGCTGCGCTATGAACTTCGGTATGGACTACTACCTGTTCGGTGTGGATTCTGCTCGTCAAGAAGAAATGGCCCGCCGCATTATCGATTTCTTTGAAAAGGATGGCTACAAGCACGCCCGCTTTAACTGGGATGGCTCTAATCCACAGGAACAGTATACGCAGGGCGAAGCCGGTGCAAATGCCGTTGCGGCCATGGCTTTGATTAACGATTCCAAATACGATGCCGCCGTCAAGAAAAACTTGGAGTTGGCATGGGATACTAAGTTCATGACAGGTCAGTACCGCTACTACGATGGCCTGGTGCATTACCTTGCCATGCTCCACTTGAGCGGCACCTTCAAGATTTGGAAGCCGAAGCCAGAAGTCACCGAAAAGGAAGTCTGCGCCAACGAACACAATGGCGTAAAGATTGAAAAAGATACGACGTTCTATTCGTTTGAATCTTGCAAGCTCTACAAGGTGAATGCGAAGCCCGATGCCAAGCAGAATCCGGCAAATGATTCAACAGACGCCATCGTTTCCAACATCAGATTTACAAACAACATAAAAGTTTGGTCTACCAATAGCACCATCGTCATAGAAAACGCTGTAGTCGGCACCAAGTTCGCCGTGACAGACCTAAATGGCCGCGTACTCAAGTCCGCAAAGACAACCACCCCCATGCAAGAAGTCCGCATCAACAGCAGAGGCAACTTCCTCGTCATCGTTAACGGAAAGACCTACAGAGTTGTAAAGTAA